One part of the Paenibacillus silvisoli genome encodes these proteins:
- a CDS encoding TetR/AcrR family transcriptional regulator, giving the protein MSETMEQWVEELLKSDVQDGGEKMTEKQMKILQSAIEVFAEKGYAGSSTSEIAQRAGVAEGTIFRHYKTKKDLLLSIVAPAMTKLIGPFVLRGFNKVLDTEYESYEGVIRATIENRIAFISKHRSVLRILLQEIPFHPELQERFQRDILIKVLGRLQKIVAAFQAKGQMVDVPSMTVVRLTISAIMGYIAVRTLYGERKDAVWDDDFEREATVTFIMRGLGIAK; this is encoded by the coding sequence ATGAGCGAAACGATGGAACAATGGGTGGAAGAGCTGCTGAAGAGCGACGTCCAGGACGGCGGCGAGAAAATGACGGAGAAGCAGATGAAAATATTGCAATCCGCCATCGAAGTGTTCGCCGAGAAGGGCTATGCCGGCTCCTCCACCAGCGAAATCGCGCAGCGCGCCGGCGTTGCCGAGGGCACGATTTTCCGGCATTACAAGACGAAGAAGGATCTGCTCCTCTCGATTGTCGCGCCCGCGATGACGAAGCTGATCGGGCCGTTCGTGCTGCGGGGCTTCAACAAGGTGCTCGACACCGAGTACGAGAGCTATGAAGGCGTCATTCGGGCGACGATCGAGAACCGGATTGCGTTTATTTCCAAGCATCGCAGCGTCCTGCGCATATTGCTGCAGGAAATTCCGTTTCATCCGGAGCTGCAGGAGCGTTTCCAGCGGGATATCCTCATTAAAGTGCTGGGACGCCTGCAGAAAATAGTAGCCGCCTTTCAAGCGAAGGGCCAGATGGTCGATGTGCCGTCCATGACGGTCGTGCGTCTCACCATTTCCGCCATTATGGGCTATATTGCGGTACGCACCTTATACGGGGAACGTAAAGATGCCGTATGGGACGATGACTTTGAGCGCGAAGCGACGGTTACGTTCATTATGCGCGGTCTCGGCATCGCCAAATAA
- a CDS encoding ABC transporter permease, translating to MRIRALAIRIIRQFVRDKRTLALLFLAPLLILTLMKLVFNGNTVEPRIGAVQLPAAIVERLEASDAEVSSFDDFEAAEAAMKDGDLDAVLSFTEGKPAIELEGSDPSTNKMVLLLLQRMMGADMPAAAPTVSYLHGSEEMSSFDNFGPVLIGFFSFFFVFMLAGVSFLRERTSGTLERLLATPIRRFEVVLGYLSGFGLFTLLQAALIAWYAIDILGLYMDGSIWLVLMMNLLLSLTALTLGTLLSSFASNEFQIIQFIPLVVVPQVFFSGLFNLDAMTPWLQNLSTIMPLYYGADAMRGIMIRGEGWSDIQVDVYVLIGFSVVFALLNMLALKKHRAI from the coding sequence ATGAGAATCCGTGCGTTAGCTATTCGGATCATCCGCCAATTCGTCCGCGACAAACGGACGCTGGCGCTGCTGTTCCTTGCCCCGCTTCTTATCCTTACTCTAATGAAGCTTGTTTTTAACGGCAACACGGTCGAGCCGCGTATTGGCGCCGTTCAGCTGCCTGCCGCCATTGTTGAGCGGCTTGAAGCCTCCGATGCGGAAGTATCCTCCTTTGACGATTTCGAAGCAGCGGAAGCGGCGATGAAGGACGGCGATCTGGACGCGGTCCTCTCCTTTACCGAAGGCAAGCCTGCGATTGAGCTAGAGGGCAGCGACCCTTCCACGAACAAAATGGTGCTGCTGCTCCTGCAGCGCATGATGGGCGCCGATATGCCTGCCGCCGCGCCTACGGTCTCGTATTTGCACGGCAGCGAGGAGATGTCTTCCTTCGATAATTTCGGCCCGGTTCTGATCGGCTTCTTCTCGTTCTTCTTCGTCTTCATGCTTGCCGGCGTCTCATTCCTGCGCGAGCGCACCAGCGGTACGTTGGAGCGGCTGCTTGCCACGCCGATCCGCCGCTTCGAGGTCGTGCTCGGCTACTTATCCGGCTTCGGGCTGTTCACCTTGCTGCAAGCGGCTCTGATCGCGTGGTACGCCATTGATATCCTTGGCCTGTACATGGACGGTTCAATCTGGCTTGTGCTCATGATGAACCTGCTGCTTTCATTAACCGCGCTGACGCTGGGGACGCTGCTGTCTTCTTTTGCAAGCAACGAGTTTCAAATCATTCAGTTCATTCCGCTCGTCGTCGTGCCGCAGGTGTTCTTCTCGGGCTTGTTCAATCTGGACGCCATGACGCCATGGCTGCAAAATCTGAGCACCATTATGCCGCTGTACTACGGGGCCGACGCGATGCGCGGCATTATGATCCGCGGCGAAGGCTGGAGCGACATTCAGGTTGATGTCTACGTCCTCATCGGCTTCTCCGTCGTCTTCGCGCTGCTGAACATGCTGGCGTTGAAAAAGCACCGCGCCATTTAA
- a CDS encoding ABC transporter ATP-binding protein, with the protein MPSSTHSASTEPVIDVRSVTRRFGSKTVLDGISLQVGRGELFGLLGPSGSGKTTLIKLITGIDKADNGSVFMMGVQMPKLAMLQRFGYMAQSDALYNELTAKENLTFFGSLFGLKGQHLTKRIDAAMSIVNLQDDLNKTVAAYSGGMKRRLSLALSLLHEPELLVLDEPTVGIDPVLRQSIWKELGEMRKRGTTIVLTTHVMDEADKCDRLGMIRDGKLTAIGSPEAIKASSGSSSIEEAFIAYGGGVRA; encoded by the coding sequence ATGCCTTCATCTACTCATTCGGCATCAACCGAACCGGTCATTGACGTCCGCTCCGTCACCCGCCGATTCGGCAGCAAAACGGTGCTCGACGGCATTTCGCTGCAAGTTGGACGCGGCGAGCTGTTCGGGCTGCTGGGACCTTCCGGTTCAGGCAAAACAACGCTGATCAAGCTGATCACCGGCATCGACAAAGCCGACAACGGCTCCGTCTTCATGATGGGCGTGCAAATGCCGAAGCTGGCCATGCTGCAGCGCTTCGGCTACATGGCGCAATCCGATGCGCTGTACAACGAGCTGACGGCCAAGGAGAACCTGACGTTCTTCGGTTCCCTGTTCGGCTTGAAAGGTCAGCATCTAACGAAGCGCATCGATGCGGCGATGTCGATCGTCAATTTGCAGGACGATCTGAACAAAACAGTCGCCGCATACTCCGGCGGAATGAAGCGGCGGCTGTCGCTCGCCCTCTCCCTGCTGCATGAGCCGGAGCTGCTCGTGCTCGACGAGCCGACCGTCGGCATCGACCCCGTGCTGCGGCAGTCGATTTGGAAGGAGCTTGGCGAGATGCGAAAGCGCGGCACTACGATCGTGCTCACGACGCATGTCATGGACGAGGCGGACAAATGCGACCGGCTCGGCATGATCCGGGACGGCAAGCTGACGGCCATCGGATCGCCTGAGGCGATCAAAGCAAGCAGCGGGAGCTCGAGCATCGAAGAAGCGTTCATCGCTTACGGGGGAGGTGTCCGCGCATGA
- a CDS encoding efflux RND transporter permease subunit → MQSITKWAFNNKAAMKIVVLLALVMGVISYYRLPMEFLPEADNPMVTVAAIGPGYDAKSMETGVTAKLEEALQFVKGKTLMTSSSGNGFAKIDLAFDSKTNMKDAKAEVEAAVRTVQLPERVMTPYVVQFNTSMIPISWVSINLDGIAEADREKAEKELINSFKKVEGAGDVSLGGKSTPTISVVPDPAKLADKGVPFASLMGVLQGRGVAASVGEKTIDGASGNINVEASINDIETLRKLPVANGVTLADVAEVKAQTEQESISSLDGTNVLMLTISKSANANAVKVGDGVQEEVDRLNKEMKGVDIKVLSSTSEQVVHSVNSMLREVLMGALFATVVILLFMRNLRATLVTIVSIPLSLGITLYLLQLSGVTLNIITLGGVAVAVGRLVDDSIVVIENIYRRLQKEAFSINLVMDATKEVATAITSSTLVTVAVFLPMGLLRGSLQAFLLPFALTVTYSLLASLLVALTVVPILSAWLLRNTKMKEHEGSKRFANFLAWNLQHKWVPLLIAVLLLVGSVGAYMSMPKGAIDSSNAANLTVTLEYPSETPTTKVVEEGRKLEKFLNDRNDIDWVLMQNGNSSDGAKYGEVTSPTLVSYLIDMKEGADAEKLIQDVKGQRPSYPGADLNAGAMDFAGGGSSTSVLVDVTGDDLDAIAKGAEQVMAAIKPVKDVIKVKSNQEQKKPVYTFTLDPLKSNGQEVAGQLQGMLNPIPLGSVTIDGRQTNVILQPMANPKTENDLNQLTIMTAQGPAQVSSVAKLTKSDQASVFYHKDGKAYVRVTADVEPSQLSIVGKEITKKVTELKAPEGVVFTVGGASADQSADFADLGIIMMVAIGIVYLIMVVTFKTLRAPLAILGSLPLAAIGAVVGLLVTGISPDFTAVFGALMLVGIVVTNAIVLIDRVKQNELRMTIREALIEAAVTRARPILMTAIATISAMLPLVFGSSESGSIVSQSLAIVVIGGLAAATLLTLLIIPCIYELFFFRKSKRQRKAAKVGAAA, encoded by the coding sequence ATGCAGAGTATTACCAAGTGGGCTTTTAACAATAAGGCCGCGATGAAGATTGTGGTGCTTTTAGCGCTGGTGATGGGGGTCATCAGCTACTATCGGCTGCCGATGGAGTTCCTTCCTGAAGCCGACAATCCGATGGTGACGGTCGCCGCGATCGGACCTGGCTATGACGCCAAGTCGATGGAAACCGGCGTTACCGCCAAATTAGAGGAAGCGCTGCAGTTCGTGAAAGGCAAAACCTTGATGACGTCCTCATCGGGGAACGGTTTTGCGAAGATTGACCTGGCATTCGATTCCAAGACCAATATGAAAGATGCGAAGGCGGAAGTAGAAGCCGCTGTCCGGACGGTTCAGCTGCCGGAGCGCGTTATGACGCCTTACGTCGTACAGTTCAATACATCGATGATTCCGATCTCGTGGGTTTCGATCAACCTGGACGGTATCGCTGAAGCGGACCGCGAGAAAGCGGAGAAAGAACTGATTAACTCGTTTAAGAAAGTGGAAGGCGCAGGCGACGTATCGCTCGGCGGCAAATCAACGCCGACCATCTCGGTCGTGCCGGATCCGGCGAAGCTTGCAGACAAAGGCGTTCCGTTCGCGTCGCTGATGGGCGTGCTTCAAGGCCGCGGCGTCGCAGCTTCGGTCGGCGAGAAAACGATCGACGGCGCTTCGGGCAACATCAACGTTGAAGCATCGATCAACGATATCGAGACGCTTCGCAAGCTGCCGGTAGCGAATGGCGTGACGCTTGCCGATGTCGCTGAAGTTAAAGCGCAAACGGAGCAAGAAAGCATCAGCAGTCTGGACGGCACGAACGTTCTGATGCTTACGATTTCCAAGTCGGCGAACGCCAATGCGGTTAAAGTCGGCGACGGCGTGCAAGAAGAAGTAGACCGTCTGAACAAAGAGATGAAAGGCGTCGACATTAAAGTATTGTCCAGCACATCCGAGCAAGTCGTACATTCCGTAAACTCGATGCTTCGCGAAGTATTGATGGGCGCCTTGTTCGCGACAGTCGTAATCCTGCTGTTCATGCGCAACCTGAGAGCAACGCTCGTGACGATCGTTTCGATTCCGCTCTCGCTCGGCATTACGCTTTACCTGCTGCAATTGTCCGGCGTTACGCTGAACATCATCACGCTTGGCGGCGTTGCGGTCGCCGTCGGCCGTCTCGTGGACGACAGTATCGTCGTTATCGAGAACATTTACCGCCGTTTGCAGAAGGAAGCTTTCTCGATCAACCTTGTCATGGATGCAACGAAAGAAGTCGCAACGGCGATCACATCGTCGACGCTCGTTACGGTTGCCGTGTTCCTGCCGATGGGGCTGCTGCGCGGTTCGCTTCAAGCGTTCCTGCTGCCTTTCGCGCTGACGGTAACGTACTCGCTTCTCGCATCGCTGCTAGTCGCATTGACGGTTGTACCGATTCTTAGCGCATGGCTGCTGCGCAACACGAAGATGAAGGAGCACGAAGGCTCCAAACGTTTTGCCAACTTCCTGGCGTGGAACCTGCAGCACAAATGGGTGCCGCTTCTGATCGCAGTCCTGCTGCTGGTTGGTTCCGTCGGCGCCTACATGTCGATGCCGAAGGGCGCGATCGACTCCTCCAATGCCGCGAACCTGACGGTTACGCTTGAATATCCAAGCGAAACGCCGACCACGAAGGTCGTTGAAGAAGGCCGCAAGCTGGAGAAATTCCTGAACGACCGTAACGATATCGACTGGGTACTGATGCAAAACGGCAACAGCTCCGACGGAGCGAAATACGGCGAAGTGACTTCCCCGACGCTTGTCAGCTACTTGATCGACATGAAAGAAGGCGCGGATGCCGAGAAGCTGATCCAAGACGTAAAAGGTCAGCGTCCGTCTTATCCGGGAGCCGACCTGAATGCTGGCGCAATGGATTTTGCCGGCGGCGGCAGCTCGACGTCGGTCTTGGTCGACGTCACCGGCGACGACCTCGATGCGATCGCGAAAGGCGCAGAGCAAGTCATGGCGGCAATTAAACCCGTCAAAGACGTTATTAAAGTAAAATCGAACCAAGAACAGAAGAAACCGGTTTACACGTTCACGCTTGATCCGTTGAAATCGAACGGCCAAGAGGTTGCTGGCCAGCTGCAAGGCATGCTGAATCCGATCCCGCTCGGCTCCGTTACGATTGACGGCCGTCAAACGAACGTCATCCTTCAACCGATGGCGAATCCGAAAACGGAAAACGATCTGAACCAGCTGACTATTATGACGGCTCAAGGCCCTGCGCAAGTATCTTCGGTCGCTAAGCTGACGAAGAGCGATCAGGCGAGCGTATTCTATCATAAAGACGGCAAGGCTTATGTCCGCGTAACGGCTGACGTTGAGCCGAGCCAATTGTCGATCGTCGGCAAAGAAATTACGAAAAAGGTTACTGAGCTGAAGGCGCCGGAAGGCGTAGTCTTCACCGTCGGCGGCGCATCCGCTGACCAATCCGCGGACTTCGCGGACCTGGGCATCATCATGATGGTTGCGATCGGTATCGTATACCTGATCATGGTTGTAACGTTCAAAACGCTGCGCGCACCGCTTGCGATTCTTGGCTCGCTGCCGCTTGCGGCAATCGGCGCGGTGGTCGGCTTGCTCGTAACCGGCATCTCGCCTGACTTTACGGCCGTATTCGGCGCGTTGATGCTAGTCGGTATCGTCGTGACGAACGCCATCGTATTGATCGACCGCGTGAAGCAAAACGAACTGCGCATGACGATTCGCGAAGCGCTGATCGAAGCGGCCGTAACGCGTGCCCGTCCGATTCTGATGACGGCCATCGCAACGATCTCGGCCATGCTGCCGCTCGTGTTCGGTTCGTCGGAAAGCGGAAGCATCGTATCGCAAAGCTTGGCGATCGTCGTTATCGGCGGTTTGGCTGCGGCAACGCTGCTCACGCTGCTGATCATCCCTTGTATCTATGAGCTGTTCTTCTTCCGCAAGTCGAAGCGTCAACGCAAGGCTGCGAAAGTAGGAGCTGCAGCGTAA
- a CDS encoding YktB family protein, translating into MAVQSTTATSIFTGFTADDFDVFAAPGLEARMSLLIERIRPKLHELGDRLSPFLTELCGEPMFPHVAKHARRTINPPNDTWIAFAPGKRGYKMFPHFQIGLFGSHLFVQFAIIYESDNKSVFAEHALNQMDEIMTHIPADFVWSGNHMVPGGDTQGELGRDGLAQLLQRLRTVKASEALCGIIIDRNDPLLLDGEAFIRKAEETFRTVLPLYKMSF; encoded by the coding sequence ATGGCAGTGCAATCTACGACCGCAACCTCTATCTTTACCGGTTTTACCGCAGACGATTTCGATGTATTCGCGGCGCCGGGCTTGGAAGCCCGCATGTCGCTATTAATTGAACGGATTCGCCCGAAGCTTCACGAGCTGGGCGACCGCCTCTCGCCATTCCTGACGGAGCTGTGCGGCGAGCCGATGTTCCCGCATGTAGCCAAGCATGCGCGCAGAACGATCAATCCCCCGAACGATACATGGATTGCCTTCGCGCCGGGCAAGCGCGGCTACAAAATGTTTCCGCATTTTCAGATCGGCTTATTCGGCTCTCATCTGTTCGTGCAATTTGCCATTATCTACGAATCGGATAACAAGTCGGTCTTCGCCGAGCACGCGCTTAACCAAATGGATGAAATTATGACGCATATCCCAGCGGATTTCGTCTGGTCGGGCAACCATATGGTGCCTGGCGGCGATACGCAGGGCGAGCTCGGTCGCGACGGCTTGGCGCAGCTGCTTCAGCGGCTGCGGACGGTGAAGGCTTCCGAAGCGCTGTGCGGCATCATCATCGACCGCAACGACCCGCTGCTGCTGGACGGCGAAGCGTTCATCCGGAAAGCGGAAGAAACGTTCCGGACCGTGCTGCCGCTTTATAAAATGTCGTTCTAA
- a CDS encoding stalk domain-containing protein: MKSLKWLLLVSFLLYPLSTFSGVTTASAEGASDTLQLVIGSTAMKHNGQAYKTTQPVTAINGASFIPFSSVAARYGYTISYDAKKKESIATRDANVLRFKIGSLYAYRGGTPVKLTGKPYVLNGSLMVPLRSWGVMTDSAVQVTGKQITLSWTSVVVPKKPKAFFAVEPDEIYAGQTQVMYVDRSINYAEGPFVDERWEGKMDIFPEAGIYTVTRQVQDINGLWSDPFSVTVVVKPPNQAPVAAFGTNKSSYRIGENVNYIDQSTDDENSIVRRTWSGNDDVFFEAGEHLVTLEVEDRHGMVHSVTQPVVVTSEVLYTRDEYNKLFTKPGDKFSIDSASVLTIPALSYTFESEDAQMVRSNSPETLLQEGIVYQTQMTGKIRFMFHNVNNIGYPVKMYLLATNRNGTPVNVSTSSMGLGGPDAYVVNTGKLSTARYLKSLDLNPSPKWTTIRPHETKEILPELSKTPMKMMQVLTAYADIYTDQELQFNIVVVAAGKDPIAELPNLSVLPRDGKHVRGTFYKSDRTIQLFDSIGASPQRIMLGDKKMDTYLDGIDDTSGQLEYNIGNFGVLYRLRLPHVAPNTLIALNARGGYYTGAFMVNGQLVTVANESILKDNKEAAVLYRTGNAEEPVEIVFTLAAGSNLPVAMLFLPLPQMRW; the protein is encoded by the coding sequence ATGAAATCATTGAAATGGTTGTTACTGGTATCATTCTTGCTTTATCCCTTGTCTACCTTCTCGGGCGTGACGACCGCTTCGGCGGAAGGCGCCTCTGATACGCTTCAACTGGTAATCGGCAGCACCGCGATGAAACATAACGGGCAAGCCTACAAAACAACGCAGCCCGTGACGGCGATCAACGGCGCTTCTTTTATTCCGTTCAGCTCCGTAGCGGCGCGTTATGGCTATACGATCTCCTATGACGCTAAGAAGAAGGAATCGATCGCAACGCGCGATGCCAACGTTCTGCGCTTTAAGATCGGGAGCTTGTATGCGTACCGCGGCGGCACGCCGGTCAAGCTGACGGGCAAGCCTTATGTTCTGAACGGCTCGCTCATGGTGCCGCTTCGTTCATGGGGCGTGATGACGGACAGCGCGGTTCAAGTAACGGGCAAACAGATTACGCTGTCGTGGACATCGGTGGTCGTCCCGAAGAAGCCGAAAGCGTTCTTCGCGGTAGAGCCGGATGAAATTTATGCCGGTCAAACGCAGGTGATGTATGTCGACCGTTCCATCAACTACGCGGAAGGGCCGTTCGTAGACGAGCGCTGGGAAGGTAAGATGGACATTTTCCCGGAGGCAGGCATCTACACGGTCACGAGACAGGTTCAAGACATTAACGGGCTGTGGAGCGATCCTTTCTCCGTGACTGTCGTCGTGAAGCCGCCGAACCAAGCACCGGTCGCAGCCTTTGGAACGAATAAGTCGTCCTATCGGATCGGCGAAAATGTGAATTACATCGATCAAAGCACGGATGACGAGAACAGCATCGTACGCCGCACGTGGTCGGGCAATGACGATGTGTTCTTTGAAGCCGGCGAGCATCTCGTCACGCTTGAGGTGGAGGACCGTCACGGCATGGTTCATTCCGTCACTCAGCCTGTCGTCGTCACGTCGGAAGTGCTGTATACGCGCGATGAGTACAACAAGCTCTTCACGAAGCCGGGCGATAAGTTCAGCATCGACAGCGCATCCGTGTTGACCATTCCGGCGTTGAGCTATACGTTCGAGTCGGAAGATGCGCAAATGGTACGAAGCAACAGTCCGGAGACGCTTTTGCAGGAAGGCATCGTCTATCAAACGCAGATGACCGGGAAAATCCGGTTCATGTTCCATAACGTGAACAATATCGGCTATCCCGTGAAAATGTACCTGCTCGCAACGAACCGGAACGGTACGCCGGTCAACGTCAGCACGAGCTCGATGGGGCTCGGCGGTCCTGACGCTTATGTCGTCAATACCGGCAAGCTTTCCACGGCGAGATACCTGAAGTCGCTGGATTTGAATCCGTCGCCGAAGTGGACGACGATCCGTCCGCATGAGACGAAGGAGATTTTGCCTGAGCTGTCGAAAACGCCGATGAAAATGATGCAGGTTCTGACCGCATATGCGGATATCTACACGGATCAAGAGCTGCAATTCAACATCGTGGTCGTAGCCGCCGGCAAAGATCCGATTGCGGAGCTGCCTAACCTGTCGGTGCTGCCGCGCGACGGCAAGCATGTACGGGGAACGTTCTATAAATCGGACCGGACGATTCAATTGTTCGACTCGATCGGCGCATCGCCGCAGCGCATCATGCTGGGCGATAAGAAGATGGACACGTATTTGGACGGAATCGACGATACGAGCGGCCAGCTCGAGTACAACATCGGCAATTTCGGCGTGCTGTACCGGCTCCGTCTGCCGCATGTCGCGCCAAATACGCTGATTGCCTTGAATGCGCGCGGCGGTTACTACACGGGCGCGTTCATGGTCAACGGCCAACTCGTGACGGTAGCGAACGAATCGATTTTGAAGGATAACAAGGAAGCTGCGGTGCTCTACCGGACAGGAAACGCCGAAGAGCCCGTTGAAATCGTATTTACGCTAGCCGCAGGCAGCAACTTGCCTGTCGCGATGCTGTTCCTCCCGTTGCCGCAGATGCGTTGGTAA
- a CDS encoding Gfo/Idh/MocA family protein → MSTNVKPLRIGIIGSGGIAHAHVRQYKQLPGVEIVAVADVIPGKAKQFTESLSLTEAQAFDSHRSMLEMELDGVSICTPNVSHHATTVDALRAGKNVLLEKPMSVTLDEAIDMVQTSRETGVMLTIGFQPRYDPNMKLVQDIVQSGKLGNVYYVETGGGRRRGMPGGTFISKALAGAGAMADIGCYSLDMALNALGYPRPLTVSAFTSNHFGTNPLYHPEASKFEVEDFGVAMVRFENDLVLQFKISWAMHMDSLGSTLFLGTDAGLKVNPHGTGNWSGVWDGKVGNMTLFHDFMGQQTSTPVPGIEHNKDLFFEKVRDFVDAVREGRPAPIPGEQIMIQQAIIDGVIRSAELKREVEIKLPW, encoded by the coding sequence ATGAGCACGAACGTTAAGCCTCTTCGAATCGGTATTATCGGAAGCGGCGGCATCGCGCACGCGCATGTCCGTCAATACAAGCAGCTGCCAGGCGTAGAAATCGTGGCGGTCGCGGACGTTATTCCGGGCAAAGCAAAGCAATTTACGGAATCGCTTTCTTTAACAGAAGCGCAAGCTTTTGACAGTCACCGCAGTATGCTGGAAATGGAATTGGACGGCGTCAGCATTTGCACGCCTAACGTCTCCCATCACGCAACGACGGTAGACGCCCTGCGCGCAGGCAAAAACGTGCTCCTCGAGAAGCCGATGTCCGTCACGCTGGACGAAGCGATCGATATGGTGCAAACCTCCCGCGAAACGGGCGTCATGCTGACGATCGGCTTCCAGCCGCGTTATGACCCGAACATGAAGCTCGTGCAGGACATCGTACAATCCGGCAAGCTGGGCAATGTCTATTATGTCGAGACAGGCGGCGGCCGCAGACGCGGCATGCCTGGCGGCACCTTCATCAGCAAAGCGCTGGCAGGCGCCGGAGCGATGGCGGATATCGGCTGCTACTCGCTCGACATGGCGCTCAACGCGCTCGGCTACCCTCGCCCGCTGACCGTTTCGGCGTTCACGAGCAACCATTTCGGCACGAATCCGCTCTATCATCCGGAAGCGAGCAAGTTCGAGGTCGAAGATTTCGGCGTCGCGATGGTTCGTTTCGAGAACGATCTCGTGCTGCAATTCAAAATCTCGTGGGCGATGCATATGGATTCGCTCGGCTCGACGCTGTTCCTCGGCACGGATGCCGGCTTGAAGGTCAACCCGCACGGCACGGGCAACTGGTCCGGCGTATGGGACGGCAAAGTCGGCAATATGACGCTGTTCCATGATTTCATGGGCCAACAGACGTCGACGCCGGTGCCAGGCATCGAGCACAATAAGGATCTCTTCTTCGAGAAGGTGCGCGACTTCGTCGACGCCGTTCGCGAAGGACGCCCTGCCCCGATTCCGGGCGAGCAAATCATGATTCAGCAAGCGATTATCGACGGCGTAATCCGCTCCGCCGAGCTGAAGCGCGAAGTCGAAATCAAGCTGCCTTGGTAA
- a CDS encoding AraC family transcriptional regulator, with protein MAKPFTYSIMATRSDEIDRLDIQFRWGGYGFRVLRCHLATFAPGKIVRFHKHSEYEFHFIPRGKGTVIMEDIVHPLHEGLFYLTGPNVLHQQEADSHEAMDELCLHIDIVPMKESEDEQNWGDPWERHEAESCIQALNNLPLRPHVDQYNAMSWFLTAYRAWTEGQPGAFSSIKQSIIQILLRAARMSTVPNDSYQPPAQTMNEYRFRIATQFIHDNYAQPLTLQEVADRIPISARQLQRIFREQGVESFSAYLENYRLSQVCSAIIEGNRPIEQIALEHGFASSNYLYYVFKKRFQMTPRQFRNQHTSVKASGLDENLKEMNRA; from the coding sequence TTGGCAAAACCGTTCACATACTCGATCATGGCTACTCGCAGCGATGAAATCGATCGGCTGGACATCCAGTTTCGCTGGGGAGGATATGGCTTTCGCGTCCTGCGCTGCCATCTCGCCACCTTCGCGCCGGGCAAAATCGTCCGGTTCCATAAGCACTCGGAATACGAGTTTCATTTTATCCCCCGCGGCAAGGGCACTGTCATTATGGAGGACATCGTCCATCCGCTGCATGAAGGGCTGTTCTATCTAACCGGACCGAACGTGCTCCATCAGCAGGAGGCGGATTCGCATGAAGCGATGGATGAGCTATGCTTGCACATCGATATCGTGCCGATGAAAGAAAGCGAAGACGAGCAAAACTGGGGCGACCCTTGGGAACGCCATGAGGCGGAGAGCTGCATTCAAGCGCTCAACAATTTGCCGCTTCGGCCGCATGTCGATCAGTACAACGCGATGTCGTGGTTTCTGACCGCTTATCGCGCTTGGACCGAAGGACAACCCGGCGCTTTCTCTTCCATCAAGCAGTCGATCATTCAAATTTTGCTCCGCGCCGCCCGTATGTCAACCGTTCCGAACGACAGCTACCAGCCGCCGGCCCAAACGATGAATGAATACCGGTTCCGCATCGCCACCCAATTTATTCACGACAACTATGCGCAGCCATTGACGCTCCAGGAGGTCGCAGACCGGATTCCGATCAGCGCCCGGCAATTGCAGCGGATCTTCCGCGAGCAAGGCGTGGAATCGTTCAGCGCCTATTTGGAAAATTACCGGCTGTCCCAAGTATGCTCGGCCATCATCGAAGGCAATCGCCCGATCGAGCAGATCGCGCTCGAGCATGGTTTTGCAAGCAGCAATTATTTGTACTACGTCTTCAAGAAACGATTTCAAATGACACCACGGCAATTCCGCAATCAGCATACATCGGTGAAGGCGTCAGGATTGGACGAAAACCTAAAGGAGATGAATCGAGCATGA